The proteins below are encoded in one region of Borrelia duttonii Ly:
- the ung gene encoding uracil-DNA glycosylase, translated as MEVKIEESWKEMLKSEFCKGYFKRLVSFIKNEYKTKKDKIFPPPRLIFNAFDTLPFKDIKVVILGQDPYHGKGQANGLAFSVNSDIKIPPSLQNIFKEIERSLKIKTIPNGDLTRWAEQGTFLLNSILTVEEGRPSSHKDIGWEIFTNEVIKIISKNLNNVVFMLWGNFAKGKKELIDTSKHLILETSHPSPYSAHNGFLGSNHFSKTLRYLQEHNKTTINFQ; from the coding sequence GTGGAAGTAAAAATTGAAGAATCTTGGAAAGAAATGTTAAAAAGTGAATTTTGCAAAGGATACTTTAAAAGACTTGTAAGTTTCATAAAAAATGAGTATAAAACTAAAAAGGATAAAATATTTCCACCACCAAGATTAATATTTAATGCATTTGATACCTTACCATTTAAAGATATTAAAGTAGTGATACTTGGACAAGATCCATACCACGGAAAAGGACAAGCCAATGGTTTGGCATTTTCTGTTAATTCAGACATCAAGATACCTCCATCATTACAAAATATTTTTAAAGAAATAGAGAGAAGTTTAAAAATAAAAACTATTCCAAATGGAGATTTAACACGATGGGCAGAACAGGGAACGTTTTTGCTAAATTCAATATTAACAGTAGAGGAAGGTCGCCCATCATCTCATAAGGACATTGGTTGGGAAATTTTTACAAACGAAGTAATAAAAATTATCTCAAAAAATTTAAATAATGTTGTATTTATGTTATGGGGTAATTTTGCAAAGGGAAAAAAAGAATTAATAGATACATCAAAACATTTAATTCTTGAAACAAGCCACCCCTCTCCTTATTCTGCACACAACGGATTTTTAGGTTCAAACCACTTTAGTAAAACTTTAAGATACCTACAAGAACACAATAAAACCACAATCAATTTTCAATAA
- a CDS encoding queuosine precursor transporter, which produces MNNEMLWCIMLICTYSILIITYNFFGQKGLLAWLVSSVIIANIQVLKQITIFGLHATLGNIIYASSYVATDILSEIHGHKNSKKAVYIGFISFIAFAFITNIQLYFSTNNSDIYLENLENIFSSIPILLIASIIAYIISQLNDIYLFRFIKEKFPKFLFIRSNGSTLVSEFIDTIIFVSIATYFNIFPKEAYLNIIISTYFIKGIAGIMGTPFIYIAKYIYQNKKIQINE; this is translated from the coding sequence TTGAATAACGAAATGCTATGGTGCATCATGTTAATTTGTACTTATTCAATTTTAATTATTACGTACAATTTTTTTGGACAAAAAGGCTTACTAGCATGGCTAGTATCATCCGTCATTATTGCAAACATTCAAGTTTTAAAGCAAATTACAATATTTGGATTACATGCAACACTGGGCAATATTATTTATGCATCATCATATGTTGCAACAGATATTTTATCAGAAATTCATGGTCATAAAAATTCAAAAAAAGCGGTTTATATTGGATTTATAAGTTTTATAGCATTTGCATTTATTACAAATATCCAACTTTATTTTTCAACAAATAATTCTGACATATACTTAGAAAATTTAGAAAATATTTTCTCTTCAATTCCAATTTTATTAATCGCATCAATTATCGCATACATAATATCTCAATTAAACGATATATACCTATTTCGTTTCATTAAAGAAAAATTCCCAAAATTCTTGTTTATAAGAAGCAATGGATCAACATTAGTAAGTGAATTCATAGATACGATAATTTTTGTAAGCATTGCAACATACTTTAATATATTTCCAAAAGAAGCCTATCTTAATATAATAATATCCACATATTTTATTAAAGGAATCGCAGGCATCATGGGCACTCCATTTATTTACATTGCAAAATACATATATCAGAATAAAAAAATCCAAATTAATGAGTAA
- a CDS encoding hemolysin family protein produces MFKFFNFKNKKMKYVEGKDSEEKSRFETSLLNNFNSLKETIVKEIMVPRISVIFIDYSVSKDDILKVVTSSNHSRFPVYKETIDDIIGIIHTKDILLHMWKKDFYDIDLKDIMRKVMFVPESKKIDSLLKEFQENHVHIAIVVDEYGGISGLVTLEDILEEIVGDIQDEFDNEVDEIVPLDDGSYLCTARVLIEDLNEKLGLCLPDGDFDTLGGFVYDLFGRIPLKNEKIEYNNLIFTIKNMHQRNIKVIKISQKEGL; encoded by the coding sequence GGGTAAAGATAGTGAAGAAAAATCGAGATTTGAAACATCTTTGCTTAATAATTTTAATTCTCTTAAAGAAACGATTGTGAAAGAGATTATGGTTCCAAGAATAAGTGTAATATTTATTGATTATTCTGTAAGTAAAGATGATATTTTGAAAGTTGTAACGTCCAGCAATCATTCAAGATTTCCCGTTTATAAAGAAACAATAGACGATATTATAGGAATAATTCATACAAAAGACATATTGTTACATATGTGGAAGAAAGATTTTTATGATATAGATCTAAAAGATATTATGCGAAAAGTTATGTTTGTTCCTGAGAGTAAGAAAATAGATTCTCTTTTAAAAGAATTTCAAGAAAATCATGTGCATATTGCTATTGTAGTTGATGAATATGGAGGAATTTCGGGGCTTGTTACACTTGAAGATATTCTTGAAGAGATTGTGGGAGATATTCAGGATGAGTTTGATAATGAAGTTGATGAAATAGTTCCTCTTGATGATGGAAGTTATCTTTGTACAGCTAGAGTGTTAATTGAAGATCTAAATGAAAAACTTGGATTATGTCTTCCTGATGGAGATTTTGATACTCTTGGAGGTTTTGTTTATGATCTATTTGGAAGAATTCCTTTAAAGAATGAGAAGATAGAATATAATAATTTAATTTTTACTATTAAAAATATGCATCAACGAAATATTAAAGTAATAAAGATTTCCCAAAAGGAAGGTTTATGA
- a CDS encoding ribonuclease HII codes for MICGIDEVGRGCIFGPVLSAAVIFKSKPNFLNELDDSKKLTKTKREYLSALILENAYYAFADISNEIIDKINIHNASLLAMQIAYQKLNIECNLVLVDGKFIPKIQAKQIRAIIKGDSMIDEIKAASIIAKVQRDKLMVEYDKIYPLYGLKKNKGYPTKEHKDAIKKHGILSLHRKSFQLI; via the coding sequence ATGATTTGTGGAATTGATGAGGTTGGAAGAGGGTGTATCTTTGGCCCAGTCTTAAGTGCAGCTGTTATTTTTAAAAGTAAACCCAACTTTTTAAATGAACTAGATGATTCAAAAAAACTTACCAAAACAAAAAGAGAATATCTCTCAGCATTAATACTAGAAAATGCATATTATGCGTTTGCAGATATATCCAATGAAATTATTGACAAAATTAATATTCATAATGCTTCACTCCTTGCAATGCAAATCGCATATCAAAAATTAAATATAGAATGCAACCTAGTACTTGTAGATGGAAAATTTATCCCCAAAATACAAGCTAAACAAATTAGAGCAATAATTAAAGGGGATTCTATGATTGATGAAATAAAAGCAGCATCAATTATTGCAAAAGTACAAAGAGATAAATTGATGGTTGAATATGATAAAATTTATCCCCTATATGGACTTAAAAAAAACAAAGGATATCCAACAAAAGAACACAAAGATGCAATCAAAAAACACGGAATACTAAGCCTTCACAGAAAGAGCTTTCAATTAATTTAA
- a CDS encoding phosphoglycerate kinase, translating into MSIRTIKDCDFSGKRALVRCDFNVPLREGNITDDTRIKAALPTIEYLKSQGARVVLMSHLGRPKGEKNLRYSLMPIARRLSELLGQNVKMLSDCIGDEVVTAVSCMQNGDVVLLENVRFYKEEEENSDAFAMQLSKSGDIFVNDAFGTAHRAHASTSGVASYLPAVGGFLMEREDEFLGKILKNPESPFVSIIGGSKVSSKIAVLESLLPKSNVMVIGGGMAYTFLKVEGYSIGKSLLENEYIDVASSFLKKAKELSVEVILPIDHVVASEFQEYSMPEYVDSVNIPDSKIGMDIGEKTLKKIEGVLSSAKTVIWNGPLGVFEFDSFAKGTAKVAEYVANCPGITVVGGGDSVAAVNKFNLSGKITHVSTGGGASLEYLEGKVLPGIKVLEV; encoded by the coding sequence ATGTCAATAAGAACTATAAAAGATTGTGATTTTTCAGGCAAACGTGCTTTGGTTAGATGTGATTTTAATGTTCCCTTACGAGAAGGGAACATTACTGATGATACTAGAATTAAGGCGGCTTTACCCACAATAGAATATCTTAAATCTCAAGGAGCCAGAGTTGTTTTGATGAGTCATTTGGGTAGACCAAAGGGAGAGAAAAATCTTAGGTATTCTCTTATGCCTATTGCTAGGAGATTATCAGAACTGTTGGGGCAAAATGTTAAGATGTTGTCTGATTGTATAGGTGATGAGGTAGTTACAGCTGTTTCTTGTATGCAAAATGGAGATGTTGTTTTACTTGAAAATGTGAGGTTTTATAAGGAAGAAGAAGAAAATAGTGATGCTTTTGCAATGCAGTTATCAAAAAGTGGTGATATTTTTGTAAATGATGCTTTTGGAACTGCTCATAGAGCTCATGCTTCTACATCAGGTGTTGCATCTTATTTGCCAGCCGTTGGTGGATTTTTAATGGAAAGAGAAGATGAATTTTTGGGTAAAATTTTAAAAAATCCTGAGAGTCCATTTGTTTCAATAATTGGTGGTTCAAAAGTTTCTTCAAAAATTGCAGTTCTTGAATCCCTTTTACCAAAATCAAATGTGATGGTAATTGGTGGTGGAATGGCATATACCTTTTTAAAAGTAGAGGGATATTCTATTGGTAAATCTCTTTTAGAAAATGAATATATTGATGTAGCCTCATCTTTTTTGAAGAAGGCAAAGGAATTAAGTGTAGAAGTTATTTTGCCTATTGATCATGTTGTTGCAAGTGAATTTCAGGAATATTCTATGCCTGAATATGTTGACTCTGTTAATATTCCTGATAGTAAGATTGGGATGGATATTGGAGAGAAGACTTTGAAAAAAATTGAGGGAGTTCTTAGTAGTGCAAAAACTGTCATTTGGAATGGTCCTCTTGGAGTATTTGAGTTTGATTCTTTTGCCAAAGGTACAGCAAAGGTTGCAGAGTATGTGGCTAATTGTCCTGGAATTACGGTTGTTGGAGGTGGAGATTCAGTTGCTGCTGTAAATAAATTTAATTTGTCTGGAAAGATAACTCATGTTTCAACAGGGGGTGGTGCTTCTCTTGAATATCTTGAAGGAAAAGTTTTGCCAGGTATAAAGGTGTTGGAGGTTTAA
- the tpiA gene encoding triose-phosphate isomerase has protein sequence MRKVFLAGNWKMHYTSVEAADVAKQIVDGVYNINNNVVVMVTPTFTSLCKVCRVTKGTNVLLGAQNMSYENSGARTSEIAPSMLLEFGVDYVILGHSECRTYLGENDEIINKKVLTGLKHPFKYLILCVGETLEEREKGKTLDVVLNQVRNGLASVYESDLQRIILAYEPVWAIGTGKTATKEEAQEVHKAIRLEIQSLYSKSAADNIIIQYGGSVNVDNVEGLMGENDIDGALIGGASLKADSFLKIINKISK, from the coding sequence ATGAGAAAGGTTTTCTTAGCAGGAAATTGGAAAATGCATTATACAAGTGTAGAGGCCGCAGATGTTGCTAAGCAGATTGTAGATGGTGTATACAATATTAATAATAATGTGGTTGTTATGGTAACACCTACATTTACGTCCCTTTGTAAAGTTTGTAGAGTAACTAAAGGAACCAATGTTCTTCTTGGTGCTCAAAATATGTCTTATGAGAATAGCGGAGCTAGAACAAGTGAAATTGCGCCTTCTATGCTTTTGGAATTTGGGGTTGATTACGTAATACTTGGACATTCTGAATGTAGAACATATCTTGGCGAAAATGATGAAATTATAAATAAGAAAGTTCTTACAGGTCTTAAACATCCATTTAAATATTTAATTCTCTGTGTTGGAGAAACTCTTGAAGAGAGAGAAAAAGGTAAAACTTTAGATGTAGTTTTGAATCAGGTTAGAAATGGATTAGCATCTGTATATGAATCTGATCTTCAGAGAATAATTTTAGCTTATGAACCTGTATGGGCAATTGGGACAGGAAAGACAGCAACAAAAGAAGAAGCACAAGAAGTTCATAAGGCAATTAGACTTGAAATTCAATCGTTATATTCAAAGTCCGCAGCAGATAATATTATTATTCAATATGGTGGTTCTGTTAATGTTGACAATGTGGAAGGTTTAATGGGTGAAAACGATATTGATGGAGCATTAATTGGTGGTGCATCTTTAAAAGCAGATTCGTTTTTAAAGATAATTAATAAAATATCGAAGTAG
- a CDS encoding TrmH family RNA methyltransferase: MVSDTLKRIEILAEFITRRRRERIDEVLNNRTNYLTLVLEDIFQSQNASATMRTIEILGLSNIHIIETNNKYTLNPGVVLGASKWIGINKYKCVKVAFEHLKANGYKIVATSLDNEAISLEDFPIDTKMAVFFGTELTGLSHTILQNADLHLKIPMYGFTQSYNLSVAVAIVFYSLINRLRSSSIDYLLNEDEKLNLKLEYYRKIIKRYKVIEKLQFF; encoded by the coding sequence ATGGTCAGTGATACATTGAAAAGAATAGAAATATTGGCTGAATTTATAACTCGAAGAAGACGAGAGAGAATAGATGAAGTATTAAATAATCGTACGAATTATTTGACACTTGTACTTGAAGATATTTTTCAATCTCAAAATGCAAGTGCTACAATGCGTACAATTGAGATTTTAGGACTTAGTAATATTCATATTATTGAGACTAATAATAAGTATACTTTAAATCCAGGTGTTGTTCTTGGAGCTTCAAAGTGGATAGGTATTAATAAATATAAATGTGTAAAAGTTGCATTTGAACATTTAAAAGCTAATGGGTATAAAATAGTAGCTACATCATTAGATAATGAAGCCATATCTCTTGAAGATTTTCCAATTGATACTAAAATGGCAGTATTTTTTGGAACAGAGTTAACGGGACTTAGCCATACAATTTTGCAAAATGCTGATTTGCATTTAAAAATACCAATGTATGGATTTACACAAAGTTATAATCTCTCTGTAGCTGTAGCTATAGTCTTTTATTCTTTAATTAATCGTTTAAGAAGTAGTTCTATTGATTATTTGCTCAATGAAGATGAAAAGTTAAACTTAAAGCTTGAATATTATAGGAAAATTATAAAAAGGTATAAGGTCATTGAGAAATTGCAGTTTTTCTAA
- the gap gene encoding type I glyceraldehyde-3-phosphate dehydrogenase yields the protein MKLAINGFGRIGRNVFKIAFERGIEVVAVNDLTDPKTLAHLLKYDSTFGVYNKKVEARDGAIVVDGKEIKIIAERDPKKLPWGKLGIDVVIESTGVFTSATSDRGGYLDHVEYAGAKKVILTVPAKDDIKTIVLGVNEHEITSDLKAVSNASCTTNCLAPLAKVLHEAFGIEKGLMTTVHAYTNDQKILDLPHADLRRARAGALSIIPTSTGAAKAVGLVLPELKGKLNGTSMRVPVPTGSIVDLTVQLKKKDVTKEEINSVLKKASESRELSGILGYTEDPIVSSDIKGNSHSSIVDGLETMVLLDGFVKVLSWYDNEFGYSTRVVDLAQKLVK from the coding sequence ATGAAGTTAGCTATTAATGGCTTTGGACGTATAGGCAGAAATGTTTTTAAAATTGCTTTTGAGAGAGGGATAGAAGTTGTTGCTGTAAATGATTTGACAGATCCTAAAACACTTGCACACCTTTTGAAATATGATTCTACTTTTGGAGTATATAATAAAAAGGTTGAAGCAAGAGATGGTGCTATTGTAGTAGATGGAAAAGAAATAAAGATTATTGCTGAGCGTGATCCCAAAAAGCTTCCTTGGGGTAAATTGGGAATTGATGTTGTAATTGAGTCAACAGGTGTTTTTACTTCAGCAACAAGTGATAGAGGTGGGTATCTTGATCATGTTGAATATGCTGGTGCTAAGAAGGTAATTTTGACAGTGCCTGCTAAAGATGATATTAAAACAATTGTACTTGGTGTTAATGAGCATGAAATTACTTCTGATTTAAAAGCTGTTTCTAATGCTTCATGCACAACAAACTGTTTGGCACCTCTTGCAAAGGTTTTACATGAGGCTTTTGGTATTGAGAAAGGTCTTATGACTACTGTGCATGCTTATACTAATGATCAAAAGATTTTGGATTTGCCACATGCTGATTTAAGACGAGCACGAGCTGGGGCTCTTTCAATTATTCCTACTTCAACAGGTGCGGCTAAGGCTGTTGGGCTTGTTTTGCCTGAACTTAAAGGTAAGCTTAATGGTACTTCTATGAGAGTTCCTGTACCAACAGGTTCTATTGTTGATCTTACTGTTCAACTTAAGAAAAAAGATGTTACAAAAGAAGAGATCAATTCTGTACTTAAGAAAGCATCAGAGTCTAGAGAACTTAGTGGTATTTTAGGATATACAGAAGATCCGATAGTGTCTTCAGATATTAAAGGAAATTCTCATTCTTCAATAGTTGATGGTCTTGAGACTATGGTATTGTTAGATGGTTTTGTGAAAGTACTTTCTTGGTATGACAATGAATTTGGATATTCTACAAGAGTAGTTGATCTTGCACAAAAATTAGTTAAATAA
- a CDS encoding tetratricopeptide repeat protein, with product MNFKRFFIMLLFFYLNFGSLMGATITAIEYYQKAQTYYLMQKYYDAIDELLEAVKINPNYYEAYKFLAEIYYKLKIYNQAQFFIEKAYKMSNRDTEYKILYANILLKNNGASQAKKFYSEVLSKQKNNIDALVGLASIFEEEGLLIAAANYYLSVLEYSRTNYSAFDHLMSIYEKLNMNDKAQHLINKVRGTFTSLPDFHRRVAEFSIKTGNLGSAEKYAQNYLMLLKTTYKDFGLVDAYRLLALVYLYQVKYDDAVDVLQKAIVIEQDSDELYYLLGYSYLKLGEVDKAVFNLERAKNMKKDLEFYDMALEESFFVSNFRSAFQKNNSTNIEISKRYHNEGLKAFQDLSLDAAIFNVRNAIDIYPDNDGARFLLAKIYKFMKLDVMAYEELYYLVEQRKVTDSAILDFYDMVAFDIRSSLFFKYGYKTIGDLNKLYDNQTVYRIGIFTQNENKVFGANDLILKYAERILDRNLNIEVVNYRFDYNKDKDYLVSSFSEEFSYARNNNLDLFLMFDLDVDVFRNLASLKVDVFSGKTGVKVKTFSYNSGGVLYLSNILSSFSRDFNDYLPKKGKILQIKKDDVLINLGYVNDVKLGDVFLVLKEGALKYNSDSASFMSYSKSDILGEISIEEIGDYISRGTLKSSALLRDYIQEGYTVFIKK from the coding sequence ATGAATTTTAAGAGATTTTTTATCATGCTTTTGTTTTTTTATTTAAATTTTGGGAGTTTGATGGGTGCTACTATAACTGCGATTGAATATTATCAAAAGGCACAAACATATTATCTTATGCAAAAATATTATGATGCTATTGATGAACTTCTTGAAGCTGTTAAGATTAATCCTAATTATTATGAGGCTTACAAATTTCTTGCTGAAATTTATTATAAATTAAAAATATATAATCAAGCTCAATTTTTTATAGAAAAAGCTTATAAAATGTCAAATAGAGATACCGAATATAAAATTCTTTATGCAAATATATTGCTTAAAAATAATGGAGCATCACAGGCTAAGAAGTTTTATTCTGAGGTTTTATCTAAACAGAAAAATAATATTGATGCTTTAGTGGGGCTTGCTTCAATTTTTGAAGAAGAAGGTTTGCTTATTGCAGCTGCTAATTATTATTTGTCTGTTCTTGAGTATAGTCGAACAAATTATAGTGCATTTGACCATCTTATGAGCATTTATGAAAAATTAAACATGAATGATAAGGCACAACATTTGATAAATAAGGTTAGAGGAACTTTTACTTCTTTGCCGGATTTTCATAGGAGAGTTGCAGAATTTTCTATTAAAACTGGTAATTTAGGATCTGCTGAGAAATATGCTCAAAATTATTTAATGTTGTTAAAGACTACTTATAAAGATTTTGGACTTGTTGATGCTTATCGCTTACTTGCTCTTGTTTATTTGTATCAAGTTAAATATGACGATGCAGTAGATGTGCTTCAAAAAGCAATAGTTATTGAACAAGATTCTGATGAGCTTTATTATTTACTTGGATATTCTTATTTAAAACTTGGAGAGGTTGATAAGGCTGTTTTTAATTTGGAGAGAGCTAAAAATATGAAAAAAGACTTAGAATTTTATGATATGGCTCTTGAAGAAAGTTTTTTTGTATCTAATTTTAGAAGTGCATTTCAAAAAAATAATAGTACTAATATAGAAATTTCTAAGAGGTATCACAATGAAGGGCTTAAGGCTTTTCAAGATTTAAGTTTAGATGCTGCAATATTTAATGTAAGGAATGCTATTGATATTTATCCTGATAATGATGGGGCTAGATTTTTGCTTGCTAAGATTTATAAATTTATGAAGTTAGATGTAATGGCATATGAAGAACTGTATTATTTGGTTGAACAGAGAAAGGTCACGGATTCTGCAATTTTAGATTTTTATGATATGGTTGCATTTGATATTAGAAGTTCTTTGTTTTTTAAGTATGGTTATAAAACTATTGGTGATTTGAATAAGCTTTATGATAACCAAACAGTTTACAGAATAGGTATTTTTACTCAAAATGAAAATAAAGTTTTTGGTGCAAATGATTTAATTTTAAAATATGCTGAGAGAATTCTTGATCGTAATTTAAATATAGAAGTGGTTAATTATAGATTTGATTATAATAAGGATAAAGATTATTTGGTAAGTAGTTTTTCTGAGGAATTTTCTTATGCACGAAATAATAATCTTGATTTATTTTTAATGTTTGATCTTGATGTAGATGTTTTTCGAAACTTGGCTAGCTTAAAAGTAGATGTTTTTTCAGGTAAAACTGGAGTTAAGGTGAAGACTTTTAGTTATAATTCAGGGGGAGTATTATATTTGAGTAATATTTTAAGTTCTTTCTCTAGAGATTTTAATGATTATTTACCAAAAAAGGGAAAAATACTTCAGATTAAAAAAGATGATGTTTTAATTAATCTTGGGTATGTAAATGATGTAAAATTAGGCGATGTATTTTTAGTTCTTAAAGAGGGAGCTTTAAAATATAATAGTGATAGTGCGAGCTTTATGAGTTATAGTAAATCAGATATTCTTGGGGAAATTTCTATTGAGGAGATAGGTGATTATATTTCTAGAGGAACTTTAAAATCATCTGCACTCTTAAGAGATTATATTCAGGAAGGATATACGGTTTTTATAAAAAAATAG
- a CDS encoding queuosine precursor transporter: MINIILWTILITFVYSQLTLLYYLFGKSGLFCFNIIMNILSNLIIFKKVTIFEQQISLSGITFLSTLCSLNLITEKYNEKSAIESITLNMLSHITFVIMMHFTLYFHQNEFDTSNIHLKVLFYNASYISIIFTGTYIIFLSNYVNIKVYSMLQKNNINSKWISHNVSRFCSSCIAYMLANISMYIIEQLYPGNNINMVKSSWIFTIAIMIIDTFIYCFLNKLKIRKTAISQ; encoded by the coding sequence ATGATAAACATAATTTTATGGACAATTCTAATAACATTTGTATACTCACAATTAACATTATTATACTACCTATTCGGCAAATCGGGACTTTTTTGTTTTAACATAATAATGAATATACTCTCAAATCTCATTATATTTAAAAAAGTGACTATATTCGAACAACAAATTAGTCTATCAGGCATAACCTTTCTATCAACACTTTGTTCGCTAAATTTAATTACAGAAAAATATAATGAAAAATCAGCTATAGAGTCAATAACATTAAATATGCTCTCACATATCACTTTTGTAATAATGATGCATTTCACACTCTATTTTCACCAAAATGAATTTGATACTTCCAATATACACTTAAAAGTATTGTTCTACAATGCTTCTTATATTTCAATAATTTTCACTGGAACATATATCATATTTTTATCTAACTATGTGAACATAAAAGTATATTCTATGCTACAAAAAAATAATATAAACAGCAAATGGATCAGTCATAATGTATCAAGATTCTGCTCTTCTTGTATAGCCTATATGCTAGCAAATATTTCAATGTATATAATAGAACAATTATATCCTGGAAATAACATTAATATGGTAAAAAGTTCATGGATCTTTACCATTGCAATAATGATAATTGATACCTTTATATATTGTTTCCTAAACAAACTAAAAATTAGAAAAACTGCAATTTCTCAATGA
- the secG gene encoding preprotein translocase subunit SecG, which translates to MELVRFLVFIFFVITSFMIILLVLFQDEQGDGIGGVFGGGSSSIFGARSSSVAIKITAFFITLFFVFVIALSFINTKRVDSDLLRNVKVDEKSSTFWNDDENKNNEDDALNKENQEDR; encoded by the coding sequence TTGGAGTTAGTTAGGTTTTTGGTATTTATCTTTTTTGTTATTACTTCATTTATGATTATTTTGTTAGTATTGTTTCAAGATGAGCAAGGCGATGGCATTGGAGGAGTGTTTGGAGGTGGAAGTTCTTCTATTTTTGGGGCAAGATCTTCAAGTGTTGCAATAAAAATTACAGCATTTTTTATTACTCTTTTTTTTGTTTTTGTAATTGCATTATCTTTTATTAATACCAAACGAGTTGATAGTGATTTGTTGAGAAATGTTAAGGTTGATGAGAAGAGTTCAACTTTTTGGAATGATGATGAAAATAAAAATAATGAAGATGATGCTTTAAATAAAGAAAATCAAGAAGATAGATAA